In Verrucomicrobiota bacterium, the genomic window CGCGCCCGCCCCGCGCCTGCCGAACATCATCGTCATCTTCTGCGACGACCTCGGCTATGCGGACATCGGCCCCTTTGGCTGCAAGGCTTACACCACGCCGCACCTCGACCGCA contains:
- a CDS encoding arylsulfatase, with translation MNSIVRPLLGAFVLSVLSVAPAAPAPRLPNIIVIFCDDLGYADIGPFGCKAYTTPHLDR